TGAGAATTCATCAGGACAGTCCCAGAGAATTTGTAGATGCTGTAACGCACCTAGTGAGCAAGGGAACGGGATTCCCGGCAATACACAGCGATCAGGCAGGATACCAGATGTTAATAAACGCCGGATATGAGCCTGAAGATGCCAGAGATTGGAACAATTGCGGGTGTGTGGTTCCTCACTTCCGCAAAACAGGCGAATGGACATCTGCCGCAAATATTAACTTCACAGCAGCGCTTGAGTTTGCATTGAACCGCGGGTTCAGCAGAATAATCGGTGAAAAGATAGGGCTTGACGAAAAAGATCCTGGGTTATTCAAAAGTTATCAAGATGTTGAAAATGCATTTTATAAACAGTTTGACAATCTTATAAAACATTCCGTAATATCGACAATTGTTGCTCAGAAGCTCCATAAGCAGCTTGTTCCCAGACCGTTTTTATCTTCATGCATGGAGAACTGCCTTAAGGATGGAGTGGATTTAGTTGATGCCGGAGCAAAATATAATATCGGGCCTGTACTGACAGGAATAGGGCTTGCCGTTACATCAAATTCTCTGGCTGTAATCAAGAAGCTGGTTTTTGAAGATAATATAACGGATATTAAGACTCTTGCAGATGCTTTGAATGCTAACTGGGAAGGCTACGAAGAACTTAGACAGATGGCACTAAATGTTCCAAAGTACGGCAACGACGTAGATTATGTTGATGATATAGCCATAAAGATGGCAAACTATTATTACAAGGAATGCCATAAATACAAGGATATAAACGGAAACAATTTTATTACGGCATTTATGGGAATATCCAATTATCTTCCTACAGGCAAGGTGGTGGGAGCTACACCGTGCGGCAGAAGGGCTAAGGAACCTTTGTCTGAAGGAGTTTCACCATTTGCAGGCTCGGACACATCAACACCTTTGGCGGCAATGCGCTCTGCAGCTAAATTGAATCAGGATGTGCATTCCGGAGGTACGCTTTTGAACCTGAGATTAAGCCAGGATCTTGTAAACACAAAGAGAGGACAGAGCAATCTGGGAAGTATGATACAGACATTCTTTTCACTGGGAGCGTTCCATGTTCAATTTAATACCATTTCTACCGAAACTCTCATAAAAGCGCAGGAGCATCCGGAAAATTACAAGGATCTTCTTGTGAGAGTGGCAGGCTACAGCACACAATTTGTTAACCTGTCAAAGAGCATGCAGGATGCAATTATTGCAAGGACATCACACGAAAAATTTTAGGAGAAGATATGGATAAAATATACGGATACTTTATGGAGCCTCAAAATTTTTCTGTTAATGATGGAGACGGAATAAGGACAACAGTATTTTTTGCAGGATGTCCGCTTAGCTGCGAGTGGTGTGCCAATCCTGAGGCGTTGGTACGCGCAGATAGAATATCGTATATTACCGGAAGCTGTATAGGATGCGGCAAATGTATGGTGAACTGTCCCGAAAACATAGGAATTAACCTAAATTTTCCGGGAGAGAGGGAAAAATGCACATCATGCGGTATATGTGCCGATGTTTGTCCCTCCGGCAGCAGAAGGAAGCTAGTGAAGAGGTATTCGGCTGAAGATATACTCAATATTTTAGACAGACAGGAGATATTTTATAGGCGCTCCGGCGGTGGAGTTACATTTTCCGGAGGAGAGGCAACAATGCAGCACAATGTATTGAGGGTTATGGTAAATAGTCTGTACGACAGAGCCATAAACTTGGCAATAGAAACCTCGGGATATTTTGAGTTTGATGAAATTCACGATATACTGGAAAAAATGGACATGATTTTTGTAGACATAAAACATATGGATAATGAAAAGCATATAAAGTTCACAGGCAAGGGAAATGAAAAAATACTGAACAACATAAAAAAATCCGGTGAGTTAAATGCGGACATTATTGTAAGAATTCCTCTTATAGAAGGCGTAAATGCCGATGCGGAAAATATTTTAAAAACTGCGGAATTTGTTAAATCATGCATTAAAAATCCAAAAATAGAGCTGCTGCCATATCACAGCTATGGCAATGAAAAGTATGAGGCACTCGGTCTTGAGAAGCCGTCGGGAGAATTTAAAAAACCATCTGAAGAGTGGATAAATGAACTAAAGGAAAAGATAAGATGCAGGGGAGTCTGTGTTGTAAGTTATTCTTAGAAAAGTAAGGATATCCTGTTTAATGATGATTTTCATAATATTTTAAAATGCCGTCTTGATGACAAAGTCATTAAGACGGCATAACCGTATATCTATCAAATTACTGCAATTATAATGAAAATATTTATTCTATAGGCTGTAAATGAGCCTGGAAATGTCTGAGTATAGGAGGTTCCCAGACTATTTTATATCCGCGCTTGATTTCTCCGGATCTTTCTTTAATAGAAATAAGAGCATCTGCAATAACATCCAAGTGTGCTTGAGTGTACACCCTGCGCGGTATTGCCAGCCTTGTAAATTCAAAATCCGATTTTATTTGTTCACCTGTATCTGGATCGTTTCCAAGCATATAAGAACCTATGTCGCAAGATCTTATGCCGGCTTCCTTGTATAGTTCTATTGCAAGTACCTGAGCGGGGAATTCGTAATATGGTATGTGAGGCAACATTTTTTTTGCATCTATGAAAACTCCGTGACCACCGACAGGAGATTGATAGGCAATGCCGGCATCATCTAACAGTGCTGCAAGGTATTCCATCTGACCGATTCGATATTTCAGATAGTCTTCCTCAAGAGCTTCGTTCAAACCTATTGCCAGCGCTTCTAAATCACGGCCGTTTAATCCTCCGTATGTGATAAATCCCTCAAAGCTGATGCAATTTGCTTTAATTTTCATTATAATATCTTCAAATTTCTTTTCATCTTTTACGCCGATCATACCGCCCATATTGACAATTCCGTCTTTTTTGGATGACATGGAGAACATGTCAGCATAAGAAAACATTTCTCTTACTATTTCTCTTATGGATTTATTTGAATATCCGTCTTCATCACGTTTTATAAAGTATGCATTTTCAGCATATCTTGCTGAGTCAATGTCTAAAGGTATATTATATTTTTTACATATTGAAGCAACATCTTTCATATTTTTCATTGAAACAGGCTGGCCGCCGGCTGAATTATTAGTAACCGTCATAACAACGAGACCAACTTTTTCAGAACCGTGTTCCTTAATGATTTCTTCTAACTTTTCAATATCCATATTTCCTTTAAACTTTGCACGCTTTTCAGGATCTTTGGCTTCTTTGACTACACAGTCTATACAGCGTGCGCCTGCCAGTTCAACATGAGCACGAGTTGTATCGAAAAACATATTTGAAACAGCGAACTGTCCTTTGCTTAGCAATGCCGGAAATAAAACCTTTTCCGCAGCTCTGCCTTGATGTACGGGCTGAATGTAGCTGTATCCGAAAATTTCCTTGGCAGTTTCAATAAGGCGATAGTAGCTTTTTGCACCGGCATAAGCCTCATCACCAACCATGATTCCTGCCCACTGGTTAGAGCTCATTGCATTTGTTCCGGAATCTGTCAGAAGATCGATGTATACATCCTCTCCTCTGAGGTTAAATAGATTGTAGTTTGCTTCTTTAATTTTTTGCGCTCTTTCTTCTGGAGTTGTCATTTTGATTGTTTCAACCATTTTAATTCTAAATGGCTCAGGAATGTACTTAATTCTCATATTTTTCCTCCTCAAAAACACCCCGGTTATCTTTCGACTAGCGGTCAGTATACACAATAATTATATAATATTTTTAATATTGGTTCAAGTTTTTTTACCAATTAAAGGTTGTTTCGCTTTTTTAAAAATGGAGCTGAAAGGCGTAAAATAAAATGAAAATAATTGCTCATAATAATTATACGAAAAATATTTAAAACAATGTTGACAAAATGATAAAAAAAGTATATCATTTAGGCACACCACCCCCACAGGGGGGGAGTATGCGAGGAGGAAGTATGAAAGCTGATAAAAATACAATTAACCGTCTTTTAAAGACAGCTGCCGGGCAGATAGAGGGAATATCCAAGATGGTTGAAGATGATAGATACTGTATGGATATATGCAACCAAATAGCGGCAGTAATTTCGATTCTTAAAAAAACAAACAATGAAATATTAAAGGCTCACATGCACATGTGCGTAAAAGAGGCTTTTGAGCAGGGCAGTGAGGATGAAAAAATTGATGAAATTATTTCATTGATTAACAAGGTCTCAAAATAAGAGGTGAAATGAATGAAATCACAGAAATTTAATGTTACAGGCATGACATGCTCGGCATGTTCAGCAAGAGTAGAAAAAAATATAAATAAAACCGAGGGAGTTATTGAAGCCAATGTAAATCTCTTGAGTAATTCTATGACAATTAAGTATGATGAAGCTTTGCTGTCGGAAGGGGATATCATAAAGGTTGTTGAAGATACAGGTTACGGAGCTTCATCTGCGGAAAAAAGGATGCAGACGAGAGCGGAAAAAAAACCTGATGCTGAAGCGGAATTTAAGGAAATGAAGAAAAGGC
Above is a window of Sedimentibacter sp. MB35-C1 DNA encoding:
- a CDS encoding metal-sensing transcriptional repressor; its protein translation is MKADKNTINRLLKTAAGQIEGISKMVEDDRYCMDICNQIAAVISILKKTNNEILKAHMHMCVKEAFEQGSEDEKIDEIISLINKVSK
- a CDS encoding pyruvate formate lyase family protein; the protein is MTTERIERIRQNYIKSKPSVSYERARIWTESHKKTEGHSVPIRRAVAFKDACEQLAVNIYDDELIVGAIGEFRKCGILTPEFSWVWVDREMDNFDKRVQDPYIMTDEQRNYVRKNIFPYWKGKSLEESFLAQLPKETAKVVVDTGFVDNDSKWRQAVGEITPDYQDVLFKKGFGGILKEAKIHMMELNPASADDMKKIEFYKSVILTSEGIISYANRYAEKASQLAEKEKSGARKNELLKISQICKNVPENPPETFYEAIQFVWFTQVGGILSENPLALNIGRFDQFMYPYYKHDIDEGIMSKEEIQELIEAFWLKLSEWVWTISANTAEFFAGYNQFQNLTVGGKTREGKDATNDLSYMALKATEEIKTHQPGLSVRIHQDSPREFVDAVTHLVSKGTGFPAIHSDQAGYQMLINAGYEPEDARDWNNCGCVVPHFRKTGEWTSAANINFTAALEFALNRGFSRIIGEKIGLDEKDPGLFKSYQDVENAFYKQFDNLIKHSVISTIVAQKLHKQLVPRPFLSSCMENCLKDGVDLVDAGAKYNIGPVLTGIGLAVTSNSLAVIKKLVFEDNITDIKTLADALNANWEGYEELRQMALNVPKYGNDVDYVDDIAIKMANYYYKECHKYKDINGNNFITAFMGISNYLPTGKVVGATPCGRRAKEPLSEGVSPFAGSDTSTPLAAMRSAAKLNQDVHSGGTLLNLRLSQDLVNTKRGQSNLGSMIQTFFSLGAFHVQFNTISTETLIKAQEHPENYKDLLVRVAGYSTQFVNLSKSMQDAIIARTSHEKF
- a CDS encoding glycyl-radical enzyme activating protein; the protein is MDKIYGYFMEPQNFSVNDGDGIRTTVFFAGCPLSCEWCANPEALVRADRISYITGSCIGCGKCMVNCPENIGINLNFPGEREKCTSCGICADVCPSGSRRKLVKRYSAEDILNILDRQEIFYRRSGGGVTFSGGEATMQHNVLRVMVNSLYDRAINLAIETSGYFEFDEIHDILEKMDMIFVDIKHMDNEKHIKFTGKGNEKILNNIKKSGELNADIIVRIPLIEGVNADAENILKTAEFVKSCIKNPKIELLPYHSYGNEKYEALGLEKPSGEFKKPSEEWINELKEKIRCRGVCVVSYS
- a CDS encoding tryptophanase produces the protein MRIKYIPEPFRIKMVETIKMTTPEERAQKIKEANYNLFNLRGEDVYIDLLTDSGTNAMSSNQWAGIMVGDEAYAGAKSYYRLIETAKEIFGYSYIQPVHQGRAAEKVLFPALLSKGQFAVSNMFFDTTRAHVELAGARCIDCVVKEAKDPEKRAKFKGNMDIEKLEEIIKEHGSEKVGLVVMTVTNNSAGGQPVSMKNMKDVASICKKYNIPLDIDSARYAENAYFIKRDEDGYSNKSIREIVREMFSYADMFSMSSKKDGIVNMGGMIGVKDEKKFEDIIMKIKANCISFEGFITYGGLNGRDLEALAIGLNEALEEDYLKYRIGQMEYLAALLDDAGIAYQSPVGGHGVFIDAKKMLPHIPYYEFPAQVLAIELYKEAGIRSCDIGSYMLGNDPDTGEQIKSDFEFTRLAIPRRVYTQAHLDVIADALISIKERSGEIKRGYKIVWEPPILRHFQAHLQPIE